Proteins from a genomic interval of Scatophagus argus isolate fScaArg1 chromosome 6, fScaArg1.pri, whole genome shotgun sequence:
- the pcsk9 gene encoding proprotein convertase subtilisin/kexin type 9 isoform X1 encodes MRRTSCWIGWALCLCASLAVSAQDYPEEDEINLDLIREDGIQAETRTEPAAEFIRCNKAAWRMPGQYLVMLHPGTHESHVQRTIKRLRAKAARRGYLVEIVQTYSGALHGFLVKMNSDVLHLAMKLPHVHYIEEDSSIFAQSVPWNLQRLLQPHGGIFENGSYRPPNDGGRAEVYLMDGNVQSSHREVEGRMLITDFNNVPEEDGVRVHRQASQCNNHGTHVAGVVTGSDSGVAQGAGVKLVRVLNCQGKGTVSGALAGMEYIRATLLARPVDAVVVLLPFIGGFSRTLNTACRDMVARGAVVIAAAGNYRDDACLYSPASEPEVITVGAVNSADQLMSQGAGGTNFGRCVDLFAPGDDIVSASSDCSTCFTSSSGTSQAAAHAAGIAAVVLSSNRNMSPVQVLQIMLHCSISNTINFLSLSDTHRIITPNLVAAMPPTNSTNGELLCRSVWSERSGVMSTDWVISRCRLGEEMMSCSSYAPDGVHAGEMINVNSGQMECVAYNSPGGKGVYAVARCCVIDGLRCQVHASAKPGQDAECVGPQHRLTGCTTWSTAEIFSDSRPHYGDRKRCIVKDRVTSHAVCCHAPSLECHLLENTSADKDQVEVSCPSGWTLTDCSAMSQGSAVLGTGAAGNSCRVHSATGAAGAAGIAVCCRVRPPEQPATTPL; translated from the exons ATGCGTCGCACCTCGTGCTGGATTGGCTGGGCGCTGTGTTTGTGCGCATCTTTGGCAGTGAGCGCGCAGGATTACCCCGAAGAGGACGAGATCAACCTGGATTTGATCCGCGAGGACGGGATTCAGGCTGAAACCAGAACCGAGCCCGCTGCTGAGTTCATCAGGTGCAACAAG GCAGCGTGGCGCATGCCTGGTCAGTACCTGGTCATGCTGCATCCGGGAACGCACGAGTCTCACGTGCAGAGGACCATCAAGAGACTGAGAGCCAAAGCAGCCAGAAGAGGCTACCTGGTGGAGATCGTGCAGACTTACTCAGGAGCTCTGCACGGCTTCCTGGTCAAGATGAACAGTGACGTCCTTCACCTG GCGATGAAGCTCCCTCATGTCCACTACATAGAGGAGGACTCGTCCATCTTTGCTCAGAGCGTCCCCTGGAACCTCCAGAGGTTACTGCAACCTCATGGCGGCATTTTTGAAAATGGATCATACAGGCCACCCA ATGATGGAGGGCGGGCCGAGGTGTACCTGATGGATGGCAATGTTCAGAGTTCTCACAGAGAGGTTGAAGGACGAATGCTCATCACAGACTTCAACAATGTCCCCGAGGAAGACGGAGTCAGGGTTCATAGACAG GCCAGTCAGTGCAACAACCACGGCACACACGTGGCAGGGGTCGTGACTGGGTCGGACTCAGGTGTTGCTCAAGGCGCTGGTGTTAAACTGGTCCGTGTGCTCAACTGTCAGGGGAAAGGGACCGTGTCAGGAGCTCTGGCGG GTATGGAGTATATCCGGGCAACATTACTGGCTCGTCCAGTGGATGCTGTGGTTGTATTACTGCCTTTCATTGGTGGTTTCAGCCGGACATTAAACACAGCCTGTCGGGACATGGTGGCTCGTGGAGCTGTGGTCATCGCTGCAGCGGGAAACTACAGAGATGATGCCTGCCTTTACTCACCTGCTTCAGAGCCTGAG gtcatCACGGTGGGAGCAGTTAACTCAGCAGACCAGCTCATGTCACAGGGAGCGGGTGGCACCAACTTCGGCCGTTGTGTTGATCTGTTTGCACCTGGCGATGACATCGTTAGTGCCAGTAGTGATTGCAGCACCTGTTTTACCTCCAGTAGCGGAACCTCCCAGGCTGCTGCACATGCTGCGG GTATAGCAGCAGTGGTCCTGTCGTCCAATCGGAACATGTCACCGGTGCAGGTCCTGCAGATCATGCTGCATTGTTCCATCAGCAACACAATcaacttcctctctctctctgacacacatcGTATCATTACTCCAAATCTGGTAGCAGCCATGCCACCTACCAACAGCACAA ATGGGGAGCTTCTGTGTCGGTCAGTGTGGTCAGAGAGGTCAGGGGTCATGAGTACTGACTGGGTTATCAGTCGCTGTCGTCTGGGGGAGGAAATGATGAGCTGTAGCAGCTACGCTCCTGACGGAGTCCACGCTGGAGAAATGATTAAT GTGAACAGCGGGCAGATGGAGTGTGTTGCCTACAACAGTCCGGGTGGTAAAGGTGTGTATGCTGTGGCACGTTGCTGTGTGATAGATGGTCTGCGGTGCCAAGTCCATGCTAGTGCCAAGCCAGGGCAAGATGCCGAGTGCGTCGGCCCACAGCACCGCCTGACAG GCTGTACAACTTGGTCCACCGCTGAGATCTTTTCTGACTCCCGTCCACATTACGGTGATCGGAAGCGTTGCATTGTGAAAGACAGGGTGACGTCACATGCCGTGTGCTGCCACGCTCCATCTCTGGAGTGCCACCTGTTAGAAAACACGTCAGCTGATAAAGATCAG GTCGAGGTGTCCTGTCCCTCTGGGTGGACTCTGACAGACTGTAGTGCCATGTCTCAGGGTTCTGCTGTCTTGGGGACAGGTGCTGCAGGAAACAGCTGCCGTGTGCACAGCGccacaggagctgctggagcgGCAGGCATTGCTGTCTGCTGTCGTGTCAGACCGCCCGAGCAGCCCGCCACAACTCCTCTCTGA
- the pcsk9 gene encoding proprotein convertase subtilisin/kexin type 9 isoform X2, giving the protein MRRTSCWIGWALCLCASLAVSAQDYPEEDEINLDLIREDGIQAETRTEPAAEFIRCNKAAWRMPGQYLVMLHPGTHESHVQRTIKRLRAKAARRGYLVEIVQTYSGALHGFLVKMNSDVLHLAMKLPHVHYIEEDSSIFAQSVPWNLQRLLQPHGGIFENGSYRPPNDGGRAEVYLMDGNVQSSHREVEGRMLITDFNNVPEEDGVRVHRQASQCNNHGTHVAGVVTGSDSGVAQGAGVKLVRVLNCQGKGTVSGALAGMEYIRATLLARPVDAVVVLLPFIGGFSRTLNTACRDMVARGAVVIAAAGNYRDDACLYSPASEPEVITVGAVNSADQLMSQGAGGTNFGRCVDLFAPGDDIVSASSDCSTCFTSSSGTSQAAAHAAGIAAVVLSSNRNMSPVQVLQIMLHCSISNTINFLSLSDTHRIITPNLVAAMPPTNSTNGELLCRSVWSERSGVMSTDWVISRCRLGEEMMSCSSYAPDGVHAGEMINVNSGQMECVAYNSPGGKGVYAVARCCVIDGLRCQVHASAKPGQDAECVGPQHRLTGSPTSVFLKVNY; this is encoded by the exons ATGCGTCGCACCTCGTGCTGGATTGGCTGGGCGCTGTGTTTGTGCGCATCTTTGGCAGTGAGCGCGCAGGATTACCCCGAAGAGGACGAGATCAACCTGGATTTGATCCGCGAGGACGGGATTCAGGCTGAAACCAGAACCGAGCCCGCTGCTGAGTTCATCAGGTGCAACAAG GCAGCGTGGCGCATGCCTGGTCAGTACCTGGTCATGCTGCATCCGGGAACGCACGAGTCTCACGTGCAGAGGACCATCAAGAGACTGAGAGCCAAAGCAGCCAGAAGAGGCTACCTGGTGGAGATCGTGCAGACTTACTCAGGAGCTCTGCACGGCTTCCTGGTCAAGATGAACAGTGACGTCCTTCACCTG GCGATGAAGCTCCCTCATGTCCACTACATAGAGGAGGACTCGTCCATCTTTGCTCAGAGCGTCCCCTGGAACCTCCAGAGGTTACTGCAACCTCATGGCGGCATTTTTGAAAATGGATCATACAGGCCACCCA ATGATGGAGGGCGGGCCGAGGTGTACCTGATGGATGGCAATGTTCAGAGTTCTCACAGAGAGGTTGAAGGACGAATGCTCATCACAGACTTCAACAATGTCCCCGAGGAAGACGGAGTCAGGGTTCATAGACAG GCCAGTCAGTGCAACAACCACGGCACACACGTGGCAGGGGTCGTGACTGGGTCGGACTCAGGTGTTGCTCAAGGCGCTGGTGTTAAACTGGTCCGTGTGCTCAACTGTCAGGGGAAAGGGACCGTGTCAGGAGCTCTGGCGG GTATGGAGTATATCCGGGCAACATTACTGGCTCGTCCAGTGGATGCTGTGGTTGTATTACTGCCTTTCATTGGTGGTTTCAGCCGGACATTAAACACAGCCTGTCGGGACATGGTGGCTCGTGGAGCTGTGGTCATCGCTGCAGCGGGAAACTACAGAGATGATGCCTGCCTTTACTCACCTGCTTCAGAGCCTGAG gtcatCACGGTGGGAGCAGTTAACTCAGCAGACCAGCTCATGTCACAGGGAGCGGGTGGCACCAACTTCGGCCGTTGTGTTGATCTGTTTGCACCTGGCGATGACATCGTTAGTGCCAGTAGTGATTGCAGCACCTGTTTTACCTCCAGTAGCGGAACCTCCCAGGCTGCTGCACATGCTGCGG GTATAGCAGCAGTGGTCCTGTCGTCCAATCGGAACATGTCACCGGTGCAGGTCCTGCAGATCATGCTGCATTGTTCCATCAGCAACACAATcaacttcctctctctctctgacacacatcGTATCATTACTCCAAATCTGGTAGCAGCCATGCCACCTACCAACAGCACAA ATGGGGAGCTTCTGTGTCGGTCAGTGTGGTCAGAGAGGTCAGGGGTCATGAGTACTGACTGGGTTATCAGTCGCTGTCGTCTGGGGGAGGAAATGATGAGCTGTAGCAGCTACGCTCCTGACGGAGTCCACGCTGGAGAAATGATTAAT GTGAACAGCGGGCAGATGGAGTGTGTTGCCTACAACAGTCCGGGTGGTAAAGGTGTGTATGCTGTGGCACGTTGCTGTGTGATAGATGGTCTGCGGTGCCAAGTCCATGCTAGTGCCAAGCCAGGGCAAGATGCCGAGTGCGTCGGCCCACAGCACCGCCTGACAG GAAGTCCTACAAGTGTATTTCTGAAGGTCAACTACTGA
- the dhcr24 gene encoding delta(24)-sterol reductase isoform X2, which translates to MCSAPKLHDQRVRDIQRQVREWRKEGSKAYMCTGRPGWLTVSLRVGKYKKTHKNIMINMMDILEVDTKRQVVRVEPLANMGQVTALLNSIGWTLPVLPELDDLTVGGLVMGTGIESSSHIYGLFQHICVAYELVLADGSLVRCTEEENSDLFHAVPWSCGTLGFLVAAEIKIVPSKSWVKLHYEPVRGLENICKRFTEASENKENTFVEGIQYTLDTAVIMTGTMTDHAEPDKINRIGLHFKPWFFKHVEGYLKDDCTGVEYIPLRHYYHRHTRSIFWELQDIIPFGNNPVFRWLFGWMVPPKISLLKLTQGETIRRLYEQHHVVQDMLVPMKHLQAAITRFHQDISVYPLWLCPFLLTPGRGMVHPKGQEEELYVDIGAYGEPKVKHFEAKSSTRQLEKFVRDVHGFQMLYADVYMDREEFWEMFDGQLYHRLREELGCKEAFPEVYDKICKSARH; encoded by the exons ATGTGCTCTGCGCCCAAACTGCACGACCAGCGCGTGCGTGACATCCAGCGACAG GTTCGTGAgtggaggaaagaggggagTAAAGCTTACATGTGTACGGGTCGTCCCGGTTGGCTCACTGTGTCCCTCAGAGTGgggaaatacaagaaaacacacaagaacatCATGATCAATATGATGGATATTCTGGAGGTGGACACAAAGAGGCAG GTAGTAAGAGTTGAGCCACTGGCCAACATGGGTCAGGTGACTGCTCTCCTCAACTCTATTGGCTGGACTCTGCCGGTGCTGCCCGAGCTCGATGACCTCACTGTGG GTGGTTTGGTGATGGGCACAGGCATTGAGTCTTCCTCTCATATTTACGGGCTGTTTCAGCACATCTGTGTCGCATACGAACTGGTTCTGGCTGATGGCAGTTTAGTACGCTGCACTGAG GAGGAGAACTCGGACCTGTTCCACGCCGTCCCATGGTCCTGTGGAACTCTGGGGTTCCTGGTTGCAGCTGAAATTAAGATAGTCCCCTCTAAGTCCTGGGTGAAGCTGCACTATGAGCCTGTCAGAGGGCTGGAGAATATCTGTAAACGTTTCACTGAAGCATCAGAGAACAAGGAGAACACATTTGTTGAGGGCATCCAGTACACTTTGGACACAGCTGTCATCATGACTGGAACCATGACTGACCACGCTGAGCCTGATAag ATTAATAGAATTGGCCTGCACTTTAAACCCTGGTTCTTTAAACACGTGGAGGGCTACCTGAAAGACGACTGTACCGGAGTCGAGTACATCCCTCTGAGACACTActatcacagacacacacgcagcatCTTCTGGGAGCTTCAG GACATTATTCCCTTTGGCAACAACCCGGTGTTTCGCTGGCTTTTTGGATGGATGGTACCTCCTAAGATCTCACTGCTGAAGCTCACCCAGGGAGAGACCATCAGACGTCTTTATGAACAGCACCACGTGGTCCAGGACATGCTGGTACCCATGAAGCACCTGCAGGCTGCCATCACGCGCTTCCACCAGGACATCAGC GTTTACCCTCTGTGGCTGTGTCCATTCCTGTTGACACCAGGCAGAGGGATGGTCCACCCCAAAGGTCAAGAGGAGGAGTTGTATGTGGATATTGGGGCTTATGGAGAGCCCAAAGTTAAACACTTTGAAGCTAAATCATCCACACGTCAGCTGGAAAAGTTTGTCAGAGATGTACATGG GTTCCAGATGCTGTATGCAGATGTGTACATGGACAGAGAGGAGTTTTGGGAGATGTTTGATGGACAGCTATATCACAGACTGAGGGAGGAACTAGGCTGTAAGGAGGCCTTCCCAGAGGTTTACGACAAAATCTGTAAATCTGCCCGGCACTGA
- the si:dkeyp-51f12.3 gene encoding uncharacterized protein si:dkeyp-51f12.3, producing MPLPQGMVLCLGILLLTAGVVLALCVGLPQQSAPLFGVGLFLGLGGVGLLVSGLCMAMKNLQVAVPGHFLLHPRTGTRFSPQQALAIQRRLDRIRREMSEDSVSRIPEPELSLPSTPPPWTMEPPPSYDTVMKSQEHSEQL from the exons ATGCCGCTCCCACAGGGCATGGTGCTCTGTCTGGGCAttctgctgctgactgctggGGTGGTCTTGGCCCTGTGCGTGGGCCTTCCCCAGCAGTCAGCCCCGCTGTTTGGAGTTGGGCTCTTCCTAGGCCTGGGGGGCGTGGGCCTGCTGGTTAGCGGACTCTGCATGGCCATGAAGAACCTCCAGGTAGCAGTGCCAGGACACTTCCTCCTGCACCCCCGCACAGGCACGCGCTTCAGCCCACAGCAGGCACTGGCTATACAAAG GAGGTTGGACCGAATTCGTCGGGAGATGTCAGAGGACTCTGTCAGCAGGATACCAGAGCCTGAGCTCTCCCTCCCATCCACCCCACCGCCCTGGACTATGGAGCCGCCTCCATCCTACGACACAGTGATGAAGAGCCAGGAGCACAGTGAGCAGCTTTAA
- the si:ch211-121a2.4 gene encoding transmembrane protein 205: protein MTTDQEPTFTVKLLQLLLLSTYWGMQIWVTFISSFVMDNHLNRHTYGFIQSRLVPFYLHLGSACAFFNLTIFAVYHPRDMLDDREAFQIFIFFVSVTVAAVNAQWFGQMTSEIMADMHLIEQACGLGQDIGLSSNREAYAKLCETDVKYRHLSSRLWLYRLLSSLCNLCCIGCNFYSLCYMAENLVTL from the exons ATGACCACTGACCAGGAGCCCACGTTCACAGtcaagctgctgcagctgctgctgctctccaccTATTGGGGAATGCAGATTTGGGTCACCTTCATTTCAA GCTTTGTGATGGACAACCACCTGAACAGACACACTTATGGGTTCATCCAGAGTCGTCTTGTCCCATTTTACCTCCACTTGGGTTCAGCTTGTGCCTTCTTCAACCTCACCATCTTCGCTGTGTATCATCCCAGAGACATGCTGGATGACAGAGAAGCCTTTCAG ATCTTCATCTTTTTTGTGTCGGTGACAGTTGCGGCTGTCAATGCCCAGTGGTTTGGCCAAATGACATCAGAGATCATGGCAGACATGCACCTTATCGAGCAGGCATGCGGACTGGGGCAGGACATCGGCCTGTCGTCCAACCGCGAAGCTTACGCCAAGCTGTGTGAGACAGATGTCAAATACAGACACCTCAGCAGTCGTCTGTGGCTGTACAGACTGCTGTCCTCCCTCTGTAACCTCTGCTGCATTGGCTGCAACTTCTATAGTCTGTGTTACATGGCCGAAAACCTCGTCACACTTTAA
- the dhcr24 gene encoding delta(24)-sterol reductase isoform X1, translating to MDSLLYLAGLVVMFLLWIKVKGLDYVIVHQRWIFVCLFLLPLSVIFDMYYYVRAWLIFKMCSAPKLHDQRVRDIQRQVREWRKEGSKAYMCTGRPGWLTVSLRVGKYKKTHKNIMINMMDILEVDTKRQVVRVEPLANMGQVTALLNSIGWTLPVLPELDDLTVGGLVMGTGIESSSHIYGLFQHICVAYELVLADGSLVRCTEEENSDLFHAVPWSCGTLGFLVAAEIKIVPSKSWVKLHYEPVRGLENICKRFTEASENKENTFVEGIQYTLDTAVIMTGTMTDHAEPDKINRIGLHFKPWFFKHVEGYLKDDCTGVEYIPLRHYYHRHTRSIFWELQDIIPFGNNPVFRWLFGWMVPPKISLLKLTQGETIRRLYEQHHVVQDMLVPMKHLQAAITRFHQDISVYPLWLCPFLLTPGRGMVHPKGQEEELYVDIGAYGEPKVKHFEAKSSTRQLEKFVRDVHGFQMLYADVYMDREEFWEMFDGQLYHRLREELGCKEAFPEVYDKICKSARH from the exons ATGGATTCGCTGTTGTATTTAGCTGGTTTGGTCGTCATGTTCCTGCTGTGGATCAAAGTTAAAGGTCTAGATTACGTTATCGTCCACCAGAGATggatatttgtgtgtctgttcctGCTGCCGCTCTCTGTTATATTTGATATGTATTATTATGTGCGCGCATGGCTCATTTTCAAGATGTGCTCTGCGCCCAAACTGCACGACCAGCGCGTGCGTGACATCCAGCGACAG GTTCGTGAgtggaggaaagaggggagTAAAGCTTACATGTGTACGGGTCGTCCCGGTTGGCTCACTGTGTCCCTCAGAGTGgggaaatacaagaaaacacacaagaacatCATGATCAATATGATGGATATTCTGGAGGTGGACACAAAGAGGCAG GTAGTAAGAGTTGAGCCACTGGCCAACATGGGTCAGGTGACTGCTCTCCTCAACTCTATTGGCTGGACTCTGCCGGTGCTGCCCGAGCTCGATGACCTCACTGTGG GTGGTTTGGTGATGGGCACAGGCATTGAGTCTTCCTCTCATATTTACGGGCTGTTTCAGCACATCTGTGTCGCATACGAACTGGTTCTGGCTGATGGCAGTTTAGTACGCTGCACTGAG GAGGAGAACTCGGACCTGTTCCACGCCGTCCCATGGTCCTGTGGAACTCTGGGGTTCCTGGTTGCAGCTGAAATTAAGATAGTCCCCTCTAAGTCCTGGGTGAAGCTGCACTATGAGCCTGTCAGAGGGCTGGAGAATATCTGTAAACGTTTCACTGAAGCATCAGAGAACAAGGAGAACACATTTGTTGAGGGCATCCAGTACACTTTGGACACAGCTGTCATCATGACTGGAACCATGACTGACCACGCTGAGCCTGATAag ATTAATAGAATTGGCCTGCACTTTAAACCCTGGTTCTTTAAACACGTGGAGGGCTACCTGAAAGACGACTGTACCGGAGTCGAGTACATCCCTCTGAGACACTActatcacagacacacacgcagcatCTTCTGGGAGCTTCAG GACATTATTCCCTTTGGCAACAACCCGGTGTTTCGCTGGCTTTTTGGATGGATGGTACCTCCTAAGATCTCACTGCTGAAGCTCACCCAGGGAGAGACCATCAGACGTCTTTATGAACAGCACCACGTGGTCCAGGACATGCTGGTACCCATGAAGCACCTGCAGGCTGCCATCACGCGCTTCCACCAGGACATCAGC GTTTACCCTCTGTGGCTGTGTCCATTCCTGTTGACACCAGGCAGAGGGATGGTCCACCCCAAAGGTCAAGAGGAGGAGTTGTATGTGGATATTGGGGCTTATGGAGAGCCCAAAGTTAAACACTTTGAAGCTAAATCATCCACACGTCAGCTGGAAAAGTTTGTCAGAGATGTACATGG GTTCCAGATGCTGTATGCAGATGTGTACATGGACAGAGAGGAGTTTTGGGAGATGTTTGATGGACAGCTATATCACAGACTGAGGGAGGAACTAGGCTGTAAGGAGGCCTTCCCAGAGGTTTACGACAAAATCTGTAAATCTGCCCGGCACTGA
- the si:dkeyp-51f12.2 gene encoding uncharacterized protein si:dkeyp-51f12.2, with translation MPSLHHGAIFIGAFLIVTGGTTAFLVDSQSRLQPFSLCCVVLGVVMLILGLFWAMNSKSAGNYNHQEFDPECPHYPYNDYPNFGNHTLFSPTGSRFPESQSVFLPRTMEHNRQGARGEEFDYPPMDSGGFSPSPHPPPWLEPPPPYEVAIKTTCSSTHLRRAYSDTHLATEPLFGQSREISFEL, from the exons ATGCCTTCCCTGCACCATGGAGCAATCTTCATCGGAGCCTTCCTCATTGTGACTGGGGGCACCACAGCCTTCCTGGTCGACTCCCAGAGCCGCTTGcaacctttctctctctgctgtgtggtGCTGGGGGTGGTCATGCTCATCCTGGGGCTGTTCTGGGCAATGAACAGCAAAAGTGCAGGAAACTACAACCACCAGGAGTTCGACCCAGAGTGCCCACATTATCCATATAATGACTACCCCAATTTTGGCAACCATACCCTCTTCTCACCGACAGGGAGTCGCTTCCCAGAATCCCAGTCAGTGTTTCTGCCCAG GACGATGGAACACAACAGGCAAGGTGCTCGTGGTGAGGAATTTGACTACCCTCCCATGGATTCTGGTGGTTTTAGTCCATcgcctcatcctcctccttggCTGGAACCTCCACCTCCCTATGAGGTTGCCATCAAAACCACGTGCAGCTCTACACACCTGCGGCGTGCGTACTCGGACACACACCTGGCAACAGAGCCCCTGTTTGGACAGTCAAGAGAGATCAGCTTTGAGCTGTGA